One window from the genome of Rhodococcus sp. ABRD24 encodes:
- a CDS encoding sugar ABC transporter ATP-binding protein, which yields MSAPATIRLDGVSKSYGPVRALRDVSLEISAGEVLGLIGENGAGKSTLIGVLTGTVTPDAGSMHVRGDQVPLGDARALRELGVSVVVQEQSLVDALRVYENIYLGRESEIGGLGPGRRRRLLRAAERLLAELEITDLPADMVVAELTYPQRQLVEIARAFSRISTDTLAPTILLDEPTSALTETEVEILFSLIERWRDRVAFIFVSHILQDVLRISTRLLVLRDGRSVESLPNVGVTTDRLHELMVGSERSADYYREGDQTGAHSLTPLVELCSAGVDGEFHDVDLVIRPGEVVGLAGVIGSGKASLAAAVAGAERLSHGEIVVDAKPRRSWSVPRAVRAGVLYIPPERAQDSLFAAASIRENISIGFLDLLRHRWIRLINLRDEQRQTSKLARRLQVKAPSIATPIGELSGGNQQKTIFARWQGRACQVLVLSDPTRGIDVGTREEIYTLVRDMAATGIGVLLCAESLEEVIGMSDRIVVMKDGVVTAELEAPADAKPAEVDVIKHMM from the coding sequence ATGTCGGCGCCAGCAACGATCCGACTGGACGGAGTCTCGAAGAGCTACGGTCCCGTCCGAGCATTGCGCGATGTGTCGCTCGAGATCTCGGCGGGCGAAGTACTCGGCCTCATCGGCGAGAACGGGGCCGGGAAGTCCACCCTCATCGGCGTGCTCACCGGGACCGTCACCCCCGATGCCGGCAGCATGCACGTCAGAGGTGATCAGGTTCCGCTCGGCGATGCGCGGGCTCTGCGCGAACTCGGTGTTTCCGTCGTCGTCCAGGAGCAATCGCTCGTCGATGCACTCCGCGTCTACGAGAACATCTACCTGGGAAGGGAATCCGAGATCGGGGGTCTCGGTCCCGGCCGACGCCGTCGGCTCCTCCGGGCAGCCGAACGGCTACTGGCGGAGCTGGAGATCACCGATCTCCCGGCCGACATGGTCGTCGCCGAACTGACGTACCCGCAGCGGCAGTTGGTCGAGATCGCGCGGGCATTCTCGCGAATCTCCACAGACACCCTCGCTCCGACGATCCTGCTCGACGAACCGACCAGCGCGCTGACCGAGACCGAGGTCGAGATTCTCTTCAGTCTCATCGAACGTTGGCGCGACCGGGTCGCGTTCATCTTCGTCTCCCACATCCTGCAAGACGTGCTGAGGATCAGCACCAGGCTACTTGTGCTACGTGACGGCCGATCCGTCGAGAGCTTGCCGAATGTCGGCGTCACCACCGACAGGCTGCACGAGTTGATGGTCGGGAGCGAACGCAGCGCCGACTACTACCGCGAGGGAGACCAGACGGGAGCGCACTCGCTGACCCCACTCGTCGAACTGTGCAGCGCCGGAGTGGACGGCGAGTTCCACGACGTCGATCTCGTCATCCGGCCGGGTGAAGTGGTCGGGCTCGCCGGAGTGATCGGTTCGGGCAAGGCGTCACTCGCCGCGGCCGTGGCCGGCGCAGAAAGGTTGTCCCACGGGGAGATAGTGGTGGACGCGAAGCCCCGACGATCATGGTCCGTACCCCGAGCGGTTCGAGCGGGTGTCCTCTACATCCCACCCGAACGGGCACAGGACTCGCTGTTCGCCGCGGCCTCGATCCGCGAGAACATCTCGATCGGATTCCTCGACCTTCTGCGGCACAGGTGGATCCGGCTCATCAATCTTCGAGACGAGCAACGGCAGACGTCGAAACTGGCACGCCGCCTCCAGGTGAAGGCTCCGTCCATCGCAACTCCGATCGGCGAGTTGAGCGGCGGCAACCAGCAGAAGACGATCTTTGCGCGCTGGCAGGGTCGCGCCTGCCAGGTACTGGTGCTCAGCGACCCCACCCGTGGGATCGACGTCGGTACCAGAGAGGAGATCTACACGCTCGTACGCGACATGGCCGCAACCGGAATCGGCGTGCTGTTGTGCGCCGAATCCCTCGAAGAAGTCATCGGCATGTCGGATCGGATCGTGGTGATGAAGGACGGCGTCGTCACCGCCGAATTGGAGGCTCCGGCGGATGCGAAACCCGCCGAGGTCGACGTCATCAAGCACATGATGTGA